The Setaria viridis chromosome 9, Setaria_viridis_v4.0, whole genome shotgun sequence sequence TCTTTGGGCTGTAGGGAAACCCAGTGCCCTCCTGGTAATTTCCTATAGGATACTCTTCTGGTTCGTGTGTAATGTCATTCTTGCTTTTTTGGCAGTCAACTATCTACTTCAAGTGATTGTCATTGTACATTGCAGAGCCTATCAGGCCTTACAAGTCCAGTTGAGTCAGTGAGCTTTGACTCTTCTGAACTTACCATAGGTGCTGGTGCTGCAAGTGGAACAATAAAAATATGGGATGTTGAGGAGGCAAAAGGTATGACCAGTATTGATGCTTGGTGCATTTTGCATTGAAAACATAAACTGCAATTGTGTTATGCAATTATCTCTGTTTTGATTGAGTATTGTGCACAATGCGCAGTTGTCCGAACTTTCACTGGGCACAGATCGAATTGTGCATCGCTTGATTTCCATCcttttggagaatttttggCCTCTGGGTCTTCAGACACAAACATGAAAATATGGGATATACGAAAAAAGAGATGCATTCACACATACAAGGGCCATACCCGGCTAATTGATGTGCTTAAATTTACTCCAGATGGTCGATGGATTGTTTCTGGAGGGGCTGATAACTCAGTGAAGGTAAAAATTGTGAGCATGTACATTAAATATAATGCAAAGTTTTCCAAAATCATAGCACCGAAAATTCAAGGTGTGCTCACAGCCTGGCTGTTGTCAACAAGATGGACAATCTCATACTATTATTAACAGAAAATATAGCTCATATTTCCTGATCACTGAAACTGTGTTTAAAATACCTTGCTAGATCTGGGATTTGACGGCTGGAAAACTCTTGCATGACTTTAGTCTTCATGAAGGTCCAGTCAACTGCTTAGATTTTCACCCCCATGAGTTCTTATTGGCTACAGGTTAGTCTTCATGAATTTCCCTAGGATGACAATTTCTCCATTTTTTTCTAATAgaaactttttattttttattgtgGACTTGTTAGTCCCTCATGCTTCTTATTTGTACATCATCTGGATATCCAAGTGACATATTCCGTGCTGTTCTTTTCAAAACTTTTGCAGGTTCAACTGATAAGACTCTTAAATTTTGGGATCTTGAGACTTTTGAGTTGATTGGTTCTTCTGGACCTGAGGTAccatatatctatatataatgACTAGTAAATTTGTTCATGTCCCAAATTCAAGCTATCCAATGTTCAAATTATGAATCAGCATAGCTCTTGAACCTAAGGTTATATAGTCACCTAGGAAAGCTATCTGCCTATCTCTTGAAGGTTGCAATTTTAACAAGTTGTATTTAAGCACTAGGTGATTTGATCATGTGCTTGGATTAAATGAAATATATTCAAACTAAGATCTAccgttatgaatttttaaactACTATGAATCATTTTAAGCATTGGTTTGTCTACCCAAATATGATCTTAGAAGGATTCAAGAAACACATAAAGTTAGCATGTAGCACCAGTTTTTTTGTATGTCTGGGGTCATGAAATAGTACCAATTGCCAAACAGAAGCGACCAATAATGCAGCATGCCAGACATACAAAGAATTTTCGAGGTGAAGTAGCTAATATTAAGCTTATGTAATTTAATAATTTCTTTGTGAAACAACTTTTTTAAATTTGAGGTTTCCTAAAATAGGTATATTGGTTGTAGTTTTTTTAATCTTCTGTAGATTGTCCGCAGGCCAAATAGGGGTACATAACCACACTTGCTGTATTTGATTTTAGTGCAGAAGAAGCTAATTTTTCTGTCCTGCCTTGTCTCTTTTCTTGGATATAATTAACCTTTTACAGCTTAATGCAGAACAGCCGAGAATACTTTGAGCCGGTATGGTTTCTCATCATCAATTTCTTCATACCATCATATGTCTTGGATTCGTGTGTGGAAATGGATGAGAGTGCTTGTTGGAAACAAAGCACATGATCCGTAATCAGATAATCGATTGCTTAATGGCAGCTGTCCTCGATTTTCAGGCTAGTATAGTTCGTTCTATGAAATTCAACAGTGATGGTAAAACACTTTTTTGTGGATTACATCAAAGCTTAAAGGTAGATGCCCTACTGATTTATCATGCCCTCATTTCATTCTTAAGGAGATAACAGTGGAAGAAAGGTCATTACATATTATCACTTTGCTTGTAGGTTCTTTCCTGGGAACCCATCATATGTCATGATGTGGTTGATGTAGGCTGGTCCACATTGGCCGATCTAACTGTTGATGAAGGAAAGCTTCTTGGTTGCTCATATAACCAAAACTGTGTTGGTGTGTGGGTTGTGGATTTGATGGTATGAAGTGTTATGCATAGTACTATGTAATTAGGGATTGAGTTGTTTCTTCCTGACATGGTACTTAAATAAATTTTCAGAAACATGAGCCATATGCTGATAGTTGTGCTGGATCACACTTAAATGGAACTGTAGATAGGCTAATTGAATCAGATAATAGCATACCATCAGTGTTTGGTAGACTATCAGTTTCCAGAAGCCCAGGTACTTAAAGCAGCTACCACATTTCTTACAACGTATCTGTGTTATCTCTGCACTCTAAAAGCGGATATAATTTTGTGCTTCTTGAAACAGCCAATGAAACTAGTTCGGATACTCTGCTTGAACGCTCAATGTCTGCTTCAAAAGAAATTCCTGTCTCCTCTTCTTCTGTGGTAAGGAAGAGATTGGCAAAGCCACCTGGAGAAAAGGATCTCTGGCTCACGAGATCTGATTCTGCACCTCTGCTTTCTCCTAGAGTTAGATTGAACCCAAATTTCGTTGATGACCTGAAGAGACAGCCAGCCACTGTTGTACCAGCAGCTCCCATGTATAAATCAATGTCCCACATTTCAGGGTATGGCGGTAAGGAATCATCTTTCATACCTGTTCTTGCCCCAAGGCATAGCTCAAAGGGGAATGCTGATCCCATTCTCAATGAAGCTGCCACAGGTGAGTTACCAGTTATTGAGCCTCAAAATATAGAAAAAGTAGGTTTATCTGCTAATCATGGCAAAGAAAGTGGCAAGTTGGTACCTATAACTGATTCAAGGAGGTCAAGGATGGTTGACGAAAGTGGCTGCAGAAGAATCACTGATGATGTAAGATATAAGAAAATAATCCCAGAAAGTTATTTGAGAGCTAATCCAGATATTGACTATACAAGGAGGGCTCAAGAAAGCCCAAAAGACCGTGAGCATATATTTCTGTCAAAGCCTATTAGTTCACAGAGGAAATTTATAAGAGAATCTTCAGGTGCTGGGGACAATAGCCGTTCTGGTTCAGTATGCACTGAAAAAATTGAGTCTAATGAAGCTGGTAGCTGGTACGGCGTGTCTTGTTTTGACAAATGGAATTCTGATGCTGCATGGAATCCAGAATTTGCCGACATTGACAGAAATGGAGTGATTGGAACGAGCAAATGGAGGGAATCAAGTGAAAGGCACGCTGTTAGACATCGTAAGTCTAAGTCATTTAGCAACCTAGCATTGTTCTTTTGGTTTCAGCCTCCTCCATAATTATAACCAAAGCTGTGGTTGGAACAGGACCTTACTCTTCTCATTATGATAGCATCCAGTGTGAACCAACATTATATGGCTCGGTATGTTTACTTGCGACATTGTGTCATTTGGACGTCAATGTTGGTTTAGTTGATATGTACACATAATGCTCCCTGTCTTACTATTTTCTGTAGAGGCTGCACCCTTCACTTCCTGGAAAACTTATTGGTTCAGCTAGTGATGAAGATGATATGTATGGTCTAATGGAAAACCATCAAGATTTTATTCATGTAATGAAGTCTCGGCTAACAAAACTAGAGGTATAAAGAGGTCCAGAATAAGATCTACTGAGTACTTATCAAGAATTCATTTTCTGGTGAGACAATCATTTTATATATATTGAGTAATGGTAGTTACTATGTGATATACTGATGTTTGCAGGTGGTTTATCGGTGTTGGCAAAGAAATGATATAAAGGGATCTATTGATGCTACATGGAGAATATTGGATTTTGCTGTCTGTACTCTCGACTACCCTCTTTGTTGTAGTTCCATGCATTACAATCTCTGACATCTACTCTTCTAGGTCACTACTGGTGTAATTAATGCTCTAATGGAGAATAGTAACTGTATCAGTTTAGATATTTGCGCTTCTATTTTGCGGCTTTCCTCCAGTCTTCTTGAAAGCAAATATGACTGGTAATTTCTCATATTTCCTCTTAATTTATGCAATATTAGAATTGTGGGATTATTTAGATTTAACCTTACTATTGTACATTTTCTGATTATTTGAGTTCAAACTGACTAAATGCTTTGTGGAGAGTTGGACCTTGTGATGTAAGGAGAATCTGACTATAACCACCTCCCTTTCTGAAAGGGTTGGAACTCTGAATACACCAATATGACATAATATTCATGGTTCAGGCTTTAGTC is a genomic window containing:
- the LOC117837798 gene encoding katanin p80 WD40 repeat-containing subunit B1 homolog KTN80.4 isoform X2, producing MATKRAYKLQEFVAHASNVNCAKFGRRTSRILITGGEDLKVNLWAVGKPSALLSLSGLTSPVESVSFDSSELTIGAGAASGTIKIWDVEEAKVVRTFTGHRSNCASLDFHPFGEFLASGSSDTNMKIWDIRKKRCIHTYKGHTRLIDVLKFTPDGRWIVSGGADNSVKIWDLTAGKLLHDFSLHEGPVNCLDFHPHEFLLATGSTDKTLKFWDLETFELIGSSGPENSREYFEPASIVRSMKFNSDGKTLFCGLHQSLKVLSWEPIICHDVVDVGWSTLADLTVDEGKLLGCSYNQNCVGVWVVDLMKHEPYADSCAGSHLNGTVDRLIESDNSIPSVFGRLSVSRSPANETSSDTLLERSMSASKEIPVSSSSVVRKRLAKPPGEKDLWLTRSDSAPLLSPRVRLNPNFVDDLKRQPATVVPAAPMYKSMSHISGYGGKESSFIPVLAPRHSSKGNADPILNEAATGELPVIEPQNIEKVGLSANHGKESGKLVPITDSRRSRMVDESGCRRITDDVRYKKIIPESYLRANPDIDYTRRAQESPKDREHIFLSKPISSQRKFIRESSGAGDNSRSGSVCTEKIESNEAGSWYGVSCFDKWNSDAAWNPEFADIDRNGVIGTSKWRESSERHAVRHRPYSSHYDSIQCEPTLYGSRLHPSLPGKLIGSASDEDDMYGLMENHQDFIHVMKSRLTKLEVVYRCWQRNDIKGSIDATWRILDFAVTTGVINALMENSNCISLDICASILRLSSSLLESKYDWHVNIALGMILSLVKSFGATISSALSATPPVGVDLEAEQRLERCSLCFQELKKVNASLKSLTRRQGEVGRSAQELSIFLQDILQLSSM
- the LOC117837798 gene encoding katanin p80 WD40 repeat-containing subunit B1 homolog KTN80.4 isoform X3, whose protein sequence is MATKRAYKLQEFVAHASNVNCAKFGRRTSRILITGGEDLKVNLWAVGKPSALLSLSGLTSPVESVSFDSSELTIGAGAASGTIKIWDVEEAKVVRTFTGHRSNCASLDFHPFGEFLASGSSDTNMKIWDIRKKRCIHTYKGHTRLIDVLKFTPDGRWIVSGGADNSVKIWDLTAGKLLHDFSLHEGPVNCLDFHPHEFLLATGSTDKTLKFWDLETFELIGSSGPENSREYFEPASIVRSMKFNSDGKTLFCGLHQSLKVLSWEPIICHDVVDVGWSTLADLTVDEGKLLGCSYNQNCVGVWVVDLMKHEPYADSCAGSHLNGTVDRLIESDNSIPSVFGRLSVSRSPANETSSDTLLERSMSASKEIPVSSSSVVRKRLAKPPGEKDLWLTRSDSAPLLSPRVRLNPNFVDDLKRQPATVVPAAPMYKSMSHISGYGAATGELPVIEPQNIEKVGLSANHGKESGKLVPITDSRRSRMVDESGCRRITDDVRYKKIIPESYLRANPDIDYTRRAQESPKDREHIFLSKPISSQRKFIRESSGAGDNSRSGSVCTEKIESNEAGSWYGVSCFDKWNSDAAWNPEFADIDRNGVIGTSKWRESSERHAVRHRPYSSHYDSIQCEPTLYGSRLHPSLPGKLIGSASDEDDMYGLMENHQDFIHVMKSRLTKLEVVYRCWQRNDIKGSIDATWRILDFAVTTGVINALMENSNCISLDICASILRLSSSLLESKYDWHVNIALGMILSLVKSFGATISSALSATPPVGVDLEAEQSAYLARLERCSLCFQELKKVNASLKSLTRRQGEVGRSAQELSIFLQDILQLSSM
- the LOC117837798 gene encoding katanin p80 WD40 repeat-containing subunit B1 homolog KTN80.4 isoform X1 translates to MATKRAYKLQEFVAHASNVNCAKFGRRTSRILITGGEDLKVNLWAVGKPSALLSLSGLTSPVESVSFDSSELTIGAGAASGTIKIWDVEEAKVVRTFTGHRSNCASLDFHPFGEFLASGSSDTNMKIWDIRKKRCIHTYKGHTRLIDVLKFTPDGRWIVSGGADNSVKIWDLTAGKLLHDFSLHEGPVNCLDFHPHEFLLATGSTDKTLKFWDLETFELIGSSGPENSREYFEPASIVRSMKFNSDGKTLFCGLHQSLKVLSWEPIICHDVVDVGWSTLADLTVDEGKLLGCSYNQNCVGVWVVDLMKHEPYADSCAGSHLNGTVDRLIESDNSIPSVFGRLSVSRSPANETSSDTLLERSMSASKEIPVSSSSVVRKRLAKPPGEKDLWLTRSDSAPLLSPRVRLNPNFVDDLKRQPATVVPAAPMYKSMSHISGYGGKESSFIPVLAPRHSSKGNADPILNEAATGELPVIEPQNIEKVGLSANHGKESGKLVPITDSRRSRMVDESGCRRITDDVRYKKIIPESYLRANPDIDYTRRAQESPKDREHIFLSKPISSQRKFIRESSGAGDNSRSGSVCTEKIESNEAGSWYGVSCFDKWNSDAAWNPEFADIDRNGVIGTSKWRESSERHAVRHRPYSSHYDSIQCEPTLYGSRLHPSLPGKLIGSASDEDDMYGLMENHQDFIHVMKSRLTKLEVVYRCWQRNDIKGSIDATWRILDFAVTTGVINALMENSNCISLDICASILRLSSSLLESKYDWHVNIALGMILSLVKSFGATISSALSATPPVGVDLEAEQSAYLARLERCSLCFQELKKVNASLKSLTRRQGEVGRSAQELSIFLQDILQLSSM
- the LOC117837798 gene encoding katanin p80 WD40 repeat-containing subunit B1 homolog KTN80.3 isoform X5 codes for the protein MKIWDIRKKRCIHTYKGHTRLIDVLKFTPDGRWIVSGGADNSVKIWDLTAGKLLHDFSLHEGPVNCLDFHPHEFLLATGSTDKTLKFWDLETFELIGSSGPENSREYFEPASIVRSMKFNSDGKTLFCGLHQSLKVLSWEPIICHDVVDVGWSTLADLTVDEGKLLGCSYNQNCVGVWVVDLMKHEPYADSCAGSHLNGTVDRLIESDNSIPSVFGRLSVSRSPANETSSDTLLERSMSASKEIPVSSSSVVRKRLAKPPGEKDLWLTRSDSAPLLSPRVRLNPNFVDDLKRQPATVVPAAPMYKSMSHISGYGGKESSFIPVLAPRHSSKGNADPILNEAATGELPVIEPQNIEKVGLSANHGKESGKLVPITDSRRSRMVDESGCRRITDDVRYKKIIPESYLRANPDIDYTRRAQESPKDREHIFLSKPISSQRKFIRESSGAGDNSRSGSVCTEKIESNEAGSWYGVSCFDKWNSDAAWNPEFADIDRNGVIGTSKWRESSERHAVRHRPYSSHYDSIQCEPTLYGSRLHPSLPGKLIGSASDEDDMYGLMENHQDFIHVMKSRLTKLEVVYRCWQRNDIKGSIDATWRILDFAVTTGVINALMENSNCISLDICASILRLSSSLLESKYDWHVNIALGMILSLVKSFGATISSALSATPPVGVDLEAEQSAYLARLERCSLCFQELKKVNASLKSLTRRQGEVGRSAQELSIFLQDILQLSSM
- the LOC117837798 gene encoding katanin p80 WD40 repeat-containing subunit B1 homolog KTN80.3 isoform X4, giving the protein MATKRAYKLQEFVAHASNVNCAKFGRRTSRILITGGEDLKVNLWAVGKPSALLSLSGLTSPVESVSFDSSELTIGAGAASGTIKIWDVEEAKDGRWIVSGGADNSVKIWDLTAGKLLHDFSLHEGPVNCLDFHPHEFLLATGSTDKTLKFWDLETFELIGSSGPENSREYFEPASIVRSMKFNSDGKTLFCGLHQSLKVLSWEPIICHDVVDVGWSTLADLTVDEGKLLGCSYNQNCVGVWVVDLMKHEPYADSCAGSHLNGTVDRLIESDNSIPSVFGRLSVSRSPANETSSDTLLERSMSASKEIPVSSSSVVRKRLAKPPGEKDLWLTRSDSAPLLSPRVRLNPNFVDDLKRQPATVVPAAPMYKSMSHISGYGGKESSFIPVLAPRHSSKGNADPILNEAATGELPVIEPQNIEKVGLSANHGKESGKLVPITDSRRSRMVDESGCRRITDDVRYKKIIPESYLRANPDIDYTRRAQESPKDREHIFLSKPISSQRKFIRESSGAGDNSRSGSVCTEKIESNEAGSWYGVSCFDKWNSDAAWNPEFADIDRNGVIGTSKWRESSERHAVRHRPYSSHYDSIQCEPTLYGSRLHPSLPGKLIGSASDEDDMYGLMENHQDFIHVMKSRLTKLEVVYRCWQRNDIKGSIDATWRILDFAVTTGVINALMENSNCISLDICASILRLSSSLLESKYDWHVNIALGMILSLVKSFGATISSALSATPPVGVDLEAEQSAYLARLERCSLCFQELKKVNASLKSLTRRQGEVGRSAQELSIFLQDILQLSSM